The Patescibacteria group bacterium nucleotide sequence ACACCCAACATCAAACCTGGCCCATATATAATTGGATAACCCACCTGAACATTGTCAGCATTACCAATGTTGATATACAGCCATTGTCCGACCGTACTATCACCCACCCTGGTTAATACTTTAGCCGGCTGTAAGGTATAATCGCGCTCTTGGGCAAACGCTAACTCAGCGCTGTATTCTTCATATTGTTTTTGCTGTTGTTGCAAATCGTGATTTTGTTGCACTAAACTAGCCAGTTGATCTTTCATGGTTCGGTTTTCTGCTAAGAGTGTGCTATCGGTTGTACTGTATAAAGGGCTGTAAGAATCAATCGCCGCATAGGTTAAACTCATGGTGGGTTGTACGATTAAACTTAACCAGTGCTCGATTGGACGCAACCAACCCGCATAATAAACCACCACGGCTACACCGATCACGGCGAGCAGAGCTAACCATTGCCGCGCCTGATCTTGAATAAATTTCATGTCTGACTAGTGAAGATGATGGTTTGTTTCATCGCCTCAAGATCTTCTAGTACTAATCCGGTACCACGCGCCACAGCTGTTAATGGATCATCCACCACGTGCACGGGAATTTTTGTTTCGGCAGCGATACGATCATCCAGCCGTTTTAATAGTGCCCCGCCACCGGTTAACATGATACCGCGATCATAAATATCTGCGACCAACTCGGGTGGAGTTGTTTCAATGGTATTACGAATACTCTCAATGATATTACTAATGGCTCGTTCCAAGGCAGCGCGCACATGCCGACTGGTTAAAGTTAATTCACGTGGTAAACCGGTGATCAAATCACGGCCGCGCACTGGCATGTCTAATTCCTCATCTAATGGCAGGGCTGAACCCAATTGTATTTTTGCCTGTTCGGCTGTCCGCTCACCAATTAATAAATTAAATTCATCACGCACAAAATTAACAATATCTTGGGTAAGATCATCTCCGGCCGTGCGTAAAGAACGCCAATTCACCACGCCACCTAACGCAATCACCGCCATTTCTGTAGTACCGCCACCAATATCTACAATCATCGTACCAATCGATTCCCCCACCGGTAGACGTGCGCCGATAGCTGCCGCCATTGGTTCTTCAATTAAAATTACTTCCTTGGCACCGGCATTACGCGCCGCATCTTCCACTGCTTTACGTTCCACTTCAGTCACACCGAGTGGTATCGCTATCACCACGCGCGGGCGCGGTAAAATAGAAAATGATTCGCGATGGACTTTATCAATAAAATGTTTCAACATTTTTTCCGTGACTTCGAAATCAGACACAACTCCTTTTACTAAGGGACGAGTCGCAATAATATGAGCTGGTGTTTTTCCGACCATCGCTTTAGCGTCTTGACCAACGGCTAGAATTTGATCGGTTTGTGTGTTTACAGCCACAACAGATGGCTCATTGATAATGATGCCACGATCGCGCACATACACTAAAGTGTTGGCCGTACCGAGGTCAATGCCAATATCTTTGGATACGCTACTAAAGAGATTTTTGAAATTCATGATAGTTATTTATGTACTGTTCAGGGGTGACTAATTGTGTGGCTTCAGCTTGCCGTTGTTTCCATTCCAATTTCCCGGATGTTTTTTGACCAATAATTAATCGATCCGGCAAACCGAGCAAATCAGCATCAGCTAATTTATTCCCCACTGAAGTAATACGGTCGTCATAGAGTACCGAAATTTGCGCTTTTTGTAAAGCCGCATAGATCGTATTAGCCTGAGTACTATCTTTATTCAAGTTGATTAAGTGCGCCTGATATGGTGCCACACTCACTGGCCAAATAATACCTTTGTCATCATGATAGATTTCAACAATTGTGCCCAATAACCGCGTTAAGCCGATACCGTAACAGCCCATCACCACTGGCTGTTTCTGGCCGGTCTCGGCGGTAAACTCGAGCTTAAATGGTTCAGAAAACTTCGTCATTAACTTAAAGATGTTACCCACCTCAATAGATTTTTTGGTATCAAATTGATCGTTGTCACAACTTGGACAAGTAGGAGTTTCTGACTTTATTTCTTTATTGATAGCCAAATGACATTGGGTGCAGATAAAAATAATATCTTCCCCTGCCTCAGTCACAGTTTGAAATTCGTGCGAATATTTTGCAAACGCCCCACCCGAGGCAAATGTCAAATAAGTAGTGTCGGCTAAACCCATCCGCTTAAAAATATTTTTGTAGGCTTGAGTGACTGCATCATAATATTTATCCAAATCTGACACTGAGCTATGAAAAGAATACATGTCTTTCATCAAAAACTCTCGTCCGCGCAGAATGCCAGATTTAGGACGCAATTCTTTTCTAAATTTATGTTGAAACTGATACACCGCACACGGTAAATCTTTATAAGATTGCACATATTGTTTTACTAGCGGCACAACAATTTCTTCATGAGTGGGACCTAGAGTATATTCATGACCAGCTTCATCTTGTAATTTATAGAGAATGTCATGCATCGTATCCCACCGTCCGGTTTTTTGCCAATTCGCTTTCGGTTGCAAAGCCGGCATAGAAACTTCTTGCCCACCAACTAGGTTCATTTCCTCTCGAATAATACCAGCAATACGATTAACCACTAAATTTCCCAAGGGCAATAATGTATAAACCCCGGCCATTAGTTTACTGATATAACCAGCGCGCAACAATAATTGTGCGTTAATACTAGTTTCCTCTTGATTGATCGATTTACTGGTTTTGGTAAACAACTGAGATTGACGCATAAATTTATCGCACTAGCCCCACGACATCTTTGATCGTAACGGCCATAATGAATAATAAGAAAATAACAAACCCAATATTATGCACAATAATTTGCCATTTAGTTGGCACCGGTCGCCGAATAATGGCTTCCACGACTACAAAAATAAGTTTTCCGCCATCCAGTGGTGGAAACGGTAATAAATTGAAGATGGCTAAATTGATTGACAGCATCCCAGCTAATTGTAAGAGATAAATGAAACCGAGTTGGGTCGCTTGATAGGTAATGCGCGCAATACCAACCGGTCCTGATACACTGCTCGAGACATCAACACCATGGAAAGCCCCAAGAATTAATCCACCCAGGGCTTGTAAGATTGCCACGGCGAATTTGTTGGTATAACGCGTCGCCTCAATGATAGCTCTATACCAGGGTAGGCGGACCGTACCAGATTCAACGAAATATGCCCCAATCCCTGCCGAGCCATCGGCTAACTGAATAGTGCTTGTATTCAATTCAAGGATTGTCTGGTCACGTTTAATGGCTAGTTTAATCGGTGAATTTGGTAATACCGTTTTGAGTATGTCCTTGACTGCCACCACCGAACTGACTGTTTTACCATCTACAGCCACAACACTGTCAGAAATTTTTAACCCAGCTTGAGCGGCGGGAGTATCAGCCGAAATGTCTGCCACTAAGATGGTCGGATTCGATACAGTGGCACCGGGTGGTAACTGATCAATATTTGATGGCATACCGATCATATAGCCAACTGCAAATAAGCCAATGGTCAAAAGGTAATTCATGACAATACCAGCAATTAAAATCGCAAAGCGTCGCCACAAACTCTTAGCCATAAAATCATCTGATTGCTGATGATGTGGCTCATCATTCTCTTCAATCACACCTTTAATTTTGACGAAACCACCTAAGGGAATAGCATTAACGGAATATAAAGTTTTACCAAATTTTTTTCCAAACAAGCGCGGTGGAAAGCCGAACCCAAACTCATCTACTTGTACTCCATTTAACCTGGCCACAATAAAGTGGCCAAATTCATGGACTAATACCAACAGACCAAGGATGCAGATAAAACTAACCACTGACAATATCATCATAATGTCATGACATCAGCCGCTTTCTTATCAG carries:
- a CDS encoding aminoacyl--tRNA ligase-related protein — translated: MRQSQLFTKTSKSINQEETSINAQLLLRAGYISKLMAGVYTLLPLGNLVVNRIAGIIREEMNLVGGQEVSMPALQPKANWQKTGRWDTMHDILYKLQDEAGHEYTLGPTHEEIVVPLVKQYVQSYKDLPCAVYQFQHKFRKELRPKSGILRGREFLMKDMYSFHSSVSDLDKYYDAVTQAYKNIFKRMGLADTTYLTFASGGAFAKYSHEFQTVTEAGEDIIFICTQCHLAINKEIKSETPTCPSCDNDQFDTKKSIEVGNIFKLMTKFSEPFKLEFTAETGQKQPVVMGCYGIGLTRLLGTIVEIYHDDKGIIWPVSVAPYQAHLINLNKDSTQANTIYAALQKAQISVLYDDRITSVGNKLADADLLGLPDRLIIGQKTSGKLEWKQRQAEATQLVTPEQYINNYHEFQKSL
- a CDS encoding M50 family metallopeptidase; the encoded protein is MMILSVVSFICILGLLVLVHEFGHFIVARLNGVQVDEFGFGFPPRLFGKKFGKTLYSVNAIPLGGFVKIKGVIEENDEPHHQQSDDFMAKSLWRRFAILIAGIVMNYLLTIGLFAVGYMIGMPSNIDQLPPGATVSNPTILVADISADTPAAQAGLKISDSVVAVDGKTVSSVVAVKDILKTVLPNSPIKLAIKRDQTILELNTSTIQLADGSAGIGAYFVESGTVRLPWYRAIIEATRYTNKFAVAILQALGGLILGAFHGVDVSSSVSGPVGIARITYQATQLGFIYLLQLAGMLSINLAIFNLLPFPPLDGGKLIFVVVEAIIRRPVPTKWQIIVHNIGFVIFLLFIMAVTIKDVVGLVR
- a CDS encoding rod shape-determining protein; translation: MNFKNLFSSVSKDIGIDLGTANTLVYVRDRGIIINEPSVVAVNTQTDQILAVGQDAKAMVGKTPAHIIATRPLVKGVVSDFEVTEKMLKHFIDKVHRESFSILPRPRVVIAIPLGVTEVERKAVEDAARNAGAKEVILIEEPMAAAIGARLPVGESIGTMIVDIGGGTTEMAVIALGGVVNWRSLRTAGDDLTQDIVNFVRDEFNLLIGERTAEQAKIQLGSALPLDEELDMPVRGRDLITGLPRELTLTSRHVRAALERAISNIIESIRNTIETTPPELVADIYDRGIMLTGGGALLKRLDDRIAAETKIPVHVVDDPLTAVARGTGLVLEDLEAMKQTIIFTSQT
- the mreC gene encoding rod shape-determining protein MreC, whose product is MKFIQDQARQWLALLAVIGVAVVVYYAGWLRPIEHWLSLIVQPTMSLTYAAIDSYSPLYSTTDSTLLAENRTMKDQLASLVQQNHDLQQQQKQYEEYSAELAFAQERDYTLQPAKVLTRVGDSTVGQWLYINIGNADNVQVGYPIIYGPGLMLGVITAVHESYSEVRLITNDDSAIQAKTQAEDATSGLVVGQFGTSLLLQYILKDYPLQAGDMIVTNGQDQYIPAGLIIGTVEQVVDASSELFKSATVTSMVRYGNNAIVSVVIPKNL